In Nicotiana tabacum cultivar K326 chromosome 2, ASM71507v2, whole genome shotgun sequence, the following proteins share a genomic window:
- the LOC107803442 gene encoding putative WRKY transcription factor 26 isoform X2, with amino-acid sequence MASSGGNMNTFMNSFTSNYSFSSFSDLLSENDNNNMRSNNSSMNQEKNSLNWGFSDQRMNQQNKDEVPKFKSFPPSSLPMISSSSPASPSSYLAFPPSLSPSVLLDSPVLFNNSNTLPSPTTGSFGNLNSKEDNSRISDFSFQSKAATSSSMFQSSAPRNSLEDLMTRQQHANQQNEFSTVKTRGVKSEVAPIQSFSQEKMQSNPAPVHYTHPSQYVREQKAEDGYNWRKYGQKQVKGSENPRSYYKCTFPNCPTKKKVERNLDGHITEIVYKGNHNHPKPQSTRRSSSQSIQNLAYSNLDITNQSNAFLDNAQRDSFAGTDNSSASFGDEDIDQGSPISKSGEDDGNEPEPKRWKGDNENEVISSASRTVREPRIVVQTTSDIDILDDGYRWRKYGQKVVKGNPNPRSYYKCTFTGCPVRKHVERASHDLRAVITTYEGKHNHDVPAARGSGSYAMNKPPSGNSNNSMPVVPRPSMLANNSNQGMNFNDTFFNTRVQTTQNQPPITLQMLQSSGNSSYSGFDTSSGSYMNQMQPMNNIKPISKEEPKDDFFSSFLN; translated from the exons ATGGCTTCTTCAGGTGGAAATATGAATACTTTTATGAATTCTTTTACTAGCAACTATTCTTTTTCATCTTTTAGTGACCTTCTTTctgaaaatgataataataacatGAGGAGTAATAACAGTTCTATGAACCAAGAAAAGAATTCATTGAATTGGGGGTTCAGTGATCAAAGAATGAATCAACAAAATAAAGATGAGGTTCCAAAGTTTAAGTCATTTCCACCTTCTTCTTTGCCAATGATTTCATCTTCATCACCGGCTTCTCCTTCTTCTTATCTTGCTTTTCCTCCTTCTTTAAGTCCATCTGTGCTTTTGGACTCACCAGTTTTGTTTAACAATTCCAAT ACTCTTCCATCTCCAACTACAGGGAGTTTTGGTAATTTGAATTCAAAGGAGGATAACTCAAGGATCTCTGATTTCTCTTTCCAAAGTAAGGCTGCTACTTCATCATCAATGTTTCAGTCTTCTGCTCCAAGAAACTCATTG GAAGACTTAATGACAAGGCAACAACATGCCAACCAGCAAAATGAATTCTCCACAGTAAAAACAAGAGGGGTGAAATCAGAAGTGGCTCCAATTCAAAGCTTCTCCCAAGAAAAGATGCAGAGTAATCCAGCTCCAGTACATTACACTCATCCATCTCAATATGTTAGAGAACAGAAAGCAGAAGATGGATACAATTGGAGGAAATATGGGCAGAAGCAAGTGAAAGGAAGCGAGAATCCACGAAGCTATTACAAGTGCACATTTCCTAACTGTCCTACAAAGAAGAAGGTTGAAAGGAATTTGGATGGACACATTACTGAGATAGTTTACAAGGGGAACCATAATCATCCAAAGCCTCAGTCCACTAGAAGATCGTCTTCACAATCTATTCAAAACCTTGCTTACTCCAACTTGGATATAACAAATCAGTCAAACGCGTTTCTTGATAATGCTCAAAGAGATTCCTTTGCTGGGACAGACAATTCTTCGGCTTCTTTTGGCGACGAGGACATTGATCAAGGGTCTCCTATCAGTAAGTCAGGAGAAGATGATGGAAATGAACCTGAGCCAAAGAGATG GAAGGGTGACAATGAAAACGAGGTCATATCATCTGCAAGTAGAACAGTAAGAGAACCGAGAATTGTAGTTCAAACCACAAGCGACATTGATATTCTTGATGACGGTTATAGATGGagaaaatatggacaaaaagttGTCAAAGGCAATCCAAATCCAAG GAGCTACTACAAATGCACATTTACTGGCTGTCCAGTTAGGAAGCACGTGGAACGAGCTTCTCATGATCTAAGGGCAGTGATCACAACTTATGAAGGAAAACACAACCATGATGTTCCTGCAGCACGCGGTAGTGGAAGCTATGCTATGAATAAACCTCCATCAggcaacagcaacaacagcatGCCTGTCGTTCCGAGGCCTTCAATGTTGGCTAACAACTCTAACCAGGGAATGAATTTTAACGACACATTTTTCAACACAAGGGTACAAACAACACAGAACCAACCACCCATCACCCTGCAGATGTTACAGAGCTCTGGAAATTCAAGTTATTCAGGATTTGATACCTCGTCGGGATCTTACATGAACCAAATGCAGCCCATGAATAATATCAAGCCGATAAGCAAAGAAGAACCTAAAGATGATTTCTTCAGCTCTTTCCTTAACTGA
- the LOC107803442 gene encoding putative WRKY transcription factor 26 isoform X1, translating into MASSGGNMNTFMNSFTSNYSFSSFSDLLSENDNNNMRSNNSSMNQEKNSLNWGFSDQRMNQQNKDEVPKFKSFPPSSLPMISSSSPASPSSYLAFPPSLSPSVLLDSPVLFNNSNQTLPSPTTGSFGNLNSKEDNSRISDFSFQSKAATSSSMFQSSAPRNSLEDLMTRQQHANQQNEFSTVKTRGVKSEVAPIQSFSQEKMQSNPAPVHYTHPSQYVREQKAEDGYNWRKYGQKQVKGSENPRSYYKCTFPNCPTKKKVERNLDGHITEIVYKGNHNHPKPQSTRRSSSQSIQNLAYSNLDITNQSNAFLDNAQRDSFAGTDNSSASFGDEDIDQGSPISKSGEDDGNEPEPKRWKGDNENEVISSASRTVREPRIVVQTTSDIDILDDGYRWRKYGQKVVKGNPNPRSYYKCTFTGCPVRKHVERASHDLRAVITTYEGKHNHDVPAARGSGSYAMNKPPSGNSNNSMPVVPRPSMLANNSNQGMNFNDTFFNTRVQTTQNQPPITLQMLQSSGNSSYSGFDTSSGSYMNQMQPMNNIKPISKEEPKDDFFSSFLN; encoded by the exons ATGGCTTCTTCAGGTGGAAATATGAATACTTTTATGAATTCTTTTACTAGCAACTATTCTTTTTCATCTTTTAGTGACCTTCTTTctgaaaatgataataataacatGAGGAGTAATAACAGTTCTATGAACCAAGAAAAGAATTCATTGAATTGGGGGTTCAGTGATCAAAGAATGAATCAACAAAATAAAGATGAGGTTCCAAAGTTTAAGTCATTTCCACCTTCTTCTTTGCCAATGATTTCATCTTCATCACCGGCTTCTCCTTCTTCTTATCTTGCTTTTCCTCCTTCTTTAAGTCCATCTGTGCTTTTGGACTCACCAGTTTTGTTTAACAATTCCAAT CAGACTCTTCCATCTCCAACTACAGGGAGTTTTGGTAATTTGAATTCAAAGGAGGATAACTCAAGGATCTCTGATTTCTCTTTCCAAAGTAAGGCTGCTACTTCATCATCAATGTTTCAGTCTTCTGCTCCAAGAAACTCATTG GAAGACTTAATGACAAGGCAACAACATGCCAACCAGCAAAATGAATTCTCCACAGTAAAAACAAGAGGGGTGAAATCAGAAGTGGCTCCAATTCAAAGCTTCTCCCAAGAAAAGATGCAGAGTAATCCAGCTCCAGTACATTACACTCATCCATCTCAATATGTTAGAGAACAGAAAGCAGAAGATGGATACAATTGGAGGAAATATGGGCAGAAGCAAGTGAAAGGAAGCGAGAATCCACGAAGCTATTACAAGTGCACATTTCCTAACTGTCCTACAAAGAAGAAGGTTGAAAGGAATTTGGATGGACACATTACTGAGATAGTTTACAAGGGGAACCATAATCATCCAAAGCCTCAGTCCACTAGAAGATCGTCTTCACAATCTATTCAAAACCTTGCTTACTCCAACTTGGATATAACAAATCAGTCAAACGCGTTTCTTGATAATGCTCAAAGAGATTCCTTTGCTGGGACAGACAATTCTTCGGCTTCTTTTGGCGACGAGGACATTGATCAAGGGTCTCCTATCAGTAAGTCAGGAGAAGATGATGGAAATGAACCTGAGCCAAAGAGATG GAAGGGTGACAATGAAAACGAGGTCATATCATCTGCAAGTAGAACAGTAAGAGAACCGAGAATTGTAGTTCAAACCACAAGCGACATTGATATTCTTGATGACGGTTATAGATGGagaaaatatggacaaaaagttGTCAAAGGCAATCCAAATCCAAG GAGCTACTACAAATGCACATTTACTGGCTGTCCAGTTAGGAAGCACGTGGAACGAGCTTCTCATGATCTAAGGGCAGTGATCACAACTTATGAAGGAAAACACAACCATGATGTTCCTGCAGCACGCGGTAGTGGAAGCTATGCTATGAATAAACCTCCATCAggcaacagcaacaacagcatGCCTGTCGTTCCGAGGCCTTCAATGTTGGCTAACAACTCTAACCAGGGAATGAATTTTAACGACACATTTTTCAACACAAGGGTACAAACAACACAGAACCAACCACCCATCACCCTGCAGATGTTACAGAGCTCTGGAAATTCAAGTTATTCAGGATTTGATACCTCGTCGGGATCTTACATGAACCAAATGCAGCCCATGAATAATATCAAGCCGATAAGCAAAGAAGAACCTAAAGATGATTTCTTCAGCTCTTTCCTTAACTGA
- the LOC107803455 gene encoding CASP-like protein 4B1 gives MSDPNDQKATVGAPIPTAPPAAGDTESQTPAAGTGVGHIIRKWKREDLLKRGSLGLRCIALLFSLLAFIIMASNKHGDWKDFDRYEEYRYVLAIAILSTLYTGLQVVRQVHELSTSKEAFSRQNLALLEFFGDQLMAYLLLSAASSAVPLTNKMRENNDNIFTDSSASAISMEFIAFLALAVSAIIAGYKLSNQTYI, from the exons ATGTCAGATCCAAATGATCAAAAGGCAACAGTTGGTGCACCAATACCAACTGCACCTCCGGCCGCCGGAGATACGGAGAGCCAGACGCCGGCAGCCGGAACCGGTGTGGGACACATCATCAGGAAATGGAAGAGAGAAGATTTGCTGAAGAGGGGTTCTTTGGGTTTGCGTTGTATTGCTTTGCTTTTCTCATTACTTGCTTTCATTATCATGGCTAGCAATAAAcatggtgattggaaagattttGATAGATATGAAGAATATAG GTATGTGCTAGCTATAGCAATTCTGTCCACATTGTATACAGGATTGCAAGTTGTGAGACAAGTACATGAACTTTCAACTAGCAAGGAAGCATTTTCGCGGCAGAATTTAGCTTTGCTAGAATTTTTTGGTGATCAG TTGATGGCATACTTATTACTATCAGCTGCATCATCTGCTGTGCCACTGACAAATAAGATGAGAGAAAATAATGACAACATATTCACAGATTCTTCAGCTTCAGCAATTAGCATGGAGTTCATTGCATTTCTAGCTCTGGCAGTTTCAGCTATCATTGCTGGATATAAACTTTCAAATCAAACCTACATCTGA